The genomic stretch AATGGACCAATGCTAAGAGATGACCATACAGCAAATTCACTATCTCCATGTTCACCTATTATATAACCATGTATGCTTCTTGGATCTAAATCAAATATTTTTGCCAAATTATATTGTAATCTAGAAGTATCAAGTACAGTACCACTTCCTATTACTCTATTTGCAGGAAAGCCAGATAATTTATATGTTATATATGTTAATATATCAACAGGGTTAGAAACAACTAATAATATTGCATTAGGAGAATATCTCACAATTTGTGGTATCATTTGTTTAAAAATTGATAAATTTTTATTTATTAAATCTAACCTAGTTTCTCCATCTTTTTGTCCTGCACCAGCAGTAATTATTACTATATCTGAATTAGCAGTATCTTTATAATCTCCTGCAATAATTTCAGTTGATTTAAAAAATGCAGCACCATGTGCTATGTCTAATGCTTCTCCCATAGCCTTATCTTTGTTAATATCAACTAATACTATATTAGATGCTATACCAGTTTCTGCTATTGAAAGTGTAGTAGCAGAACCTACAAATCCCGCTCCTATAATTGAAATCTTATTTGTCCTTTTCATCATATTTTTGTATGCTAAATCTCTTTAACCTACTTCTCCTTTCACCTTTTTATATACTTATTTTTTAATATCTAATGTAAAAACTCTATCTGAAATATGTTTTACAAGATTTATATCATGAGATATGAAAATAAAAGTTGTAAAAAAGTTTTTGTTAAAAAATTTTATTAAATTTATAATTTGTTCTTGTGTGCTTAAATCTAATGCAGAAAGTGGCTCATCGCATATGATTAATTTGGGGTTTGAAATCATTGCAGCCCCTACAACAACCCTTTGTCTTTGTCCCCCTGATAAATCAGTAGGGTATTTATTTTTGTAATCCTCTAATAAAAGTATTTTTAACATATCATCTACTTTTTCATCAATATTTTCTATATTATTGACTATTAAAGGTTCTTTTAATATGTTCTCGACTGTAATTGCTTCATTAAGTGAAGTGTATGGATCTTGAAATATCATTTGTATATCAATTATTTTTCTTTCAGAAATATCTTTATTTTCAAATATTATTTCTCCACCATCTTTTTTTTCAATTCCCATAATTATTTTTGCTATTGTAGATTTACCTATACCTGACTTACCTATAATTGAAAATATTTCTCCTTTTTTTACATTAAATGAAACATTTTCAAATATATATTCATTATTAAATTTTTTGCTTAAATTTTTAATTTCTAATAACATGGTTGTTCTCCTTTAATATATTATACTCAATTTAAGGGAAATATAAAAGGATTTTATGTAAATAAAAAAGGCACAATGCCTTTTTTATAAATTTTTACTATTTAACTAATTCAGAGAATTTTAATTCAACACGTCTATTCATGTATCTTCCTTGTTTAGTCTTATTAGTAGCAGCTGGTTCTAATTCACCTTTACCAGTAATGCTATTAACTTTAATAGAATTACTTAATCCGTATTTTTGTAATAACATAGTTATTTGTTTAGCTCTTTCAACAGATAATTTTTGGTTGTATTTAACTGATCCAGTAGCATCAGTATGTCCAACTACGTCTATATCACCTGATACAGCGAAATTATTAACCATATCTACGATTTCTTTTAAGTTCTTTTGTTCTTGTGCATTTGGCACTCTACCATCAACTTTAAATCCATATATAGTACAGATTTTAGTTTCTGATGAACAATTACCATGTATGAAATCTGGTCTTTCAACTTCAACTATAACTGGTTCTTCAACTACAGGTACAACTGGTTCTGGTGTTGGTTCAACAATTGGTTCAACAACTATTGGTTCAACAACAACTGGTTCAGGTTTAACTACTTCTTTTTGAACAACTGGAGCTTTTTTAATGAATGATCCTAATCTAAGACCTACTCTAATACCAACTTTGTTGTCAAATGCTTTATTTCCAGCAGCCTTTAAGTCTTTTGGAGTGAATCCACCATCATATAATAATTCAGCAACTAATGCGTTGTATTCAACACCAAGTCCTAAACCATAGTAAAGACCTGGTTTAAATGGATCTCCTACTTTTTCTCTTGAAGCCATTCCACCTAATCTACCTACAACATAAGCTGCAGCGTCATCTTTTTTATTTCTCCAAAAATTAAGATGTGTTACCGCATAAATAGGTATGAATTCTTTTTCATTTTTAGCAGTAGTACCTTTTTTAAATAATACTTCTGGTCCAGAATTGTAGTGTAATGATTTATAACCGAAGTTATATTCAGCACCTACCCCTAATTCAAATACACCTGTGTCTATAGGTATAATTTCAGTTCCTAATGTGAACCCCATACCGTTAGTATTATCTAACGATGGTTTTGTTGCAAATTTAACGTGATCTCTATATGCGTCGAAACCTGTTTTAACGTTCCATTCCCACGCGAATGTGTTCATGGCTGCAAATGTTAATGCGATAATCGCTATTTTTTTCATATTTTTCCCCCAATTCTAAATATATTTACATACATTTGTTTAATATACTCTGATATATTATATAACAAAAATTGTTAAAAATCAACTTAAAATGTGGTATAATAAAATTAAATAAATAATATTTGAGTTAGGAAACAGTGAAAGTATGAATAAAAAAGTAGTGTTAGGAATGTCTGGCGGGGTAGATTCATCAGTGGCAGCAGTGATTTTAAAAAATCTTGGATACGAGGTTATAGGGGTATTCATGAAAAATTGGGAAGAAAAAGATGAAAATGGAATTTGTACTAGCGAAATTGATTATGCAGATGCAATGAATGTTGCTGAAAATTTAGGAATACCATTTTATTCTGTTAATTTTGTAAAAGAATATGCAGACAGAGTATTTAGTTATTTTTTAGATGAGTATAAAAAAGGAAGAACTCCAAATCCAGACGTAATGTGTAATAAAGAAATAAAATTTAAAGCATTTTTAGAATATGCATTTAGTTTAGGTGCTGATTATGTAGCAACTGGGCATTATGCTAAGGTAATGCATACAGATAAGGGAAGTATTTTATTAAGGGGTATAGATGATAATAAAGATCAATCATATTTTTTATCTAAATTAAGTAGTGAGCAGTTAGAAAAGGTAATTTTTCCATTGGGGGATTATACTAAACCTGAAATAAGAGAGATTGCAAAAAAAAATGGATTAATAACGGCTAATAAAAAAGATAGTACAGGAATATGTTTTATAGGAGAGAGAAATTTTAAAGAATTTTTAAATAACTATTTACCGAATAAAAAAGGGAATATAGTAGATGAAAAAGGTAAAATTTTAGGAACTCATGATGGACTTATGTACTATACTATAGGACAAAGAAAAGGTATAGGTATAGGAAATACAAAAGATGGTAATGGAAAGCCTTGGTTTGTTGCTTATAAAAATTTAGAAAAAAATGAATTGGTGGTATCACAAGGAAATACTGATATCTTATATTCAAAAGGTCTTATAACTAATGACTTTGAATTAATTAATAAAGAAATAGCAAGTTTCCCCCTAAGATGCACAGTTAAGTTTAGATATAGACAAGATGACGTTTCTGCTATAATTACAAAAGAAAATGGGAAACATATAGTTATGTTCGATGAAAAACAAAGAGCGGTAACGGAAGGTCAAATAGTTGTCGCATATTTAGGGAATATTTGTATAGGTGCGGGAGCAATAGATAGTATAATAAAAGGAGATTAAGTATGTTTTTTGGGTTTTTTGGCAAGAATAAAAATGAAAAGATTGAAGAAGTTAAAGAATATTTAAATATTATAGATGAAGACGGAAAAGAAATTACTGTTGAAAAAAAAGAATGGTTAGCTACTGAGTTTTATCCATATATAGAAAACAATATTAATAATGATGAAGAAATATATAATATGGTTAATTTAGCAATGGAATATGGTGTAAAATATGAAGTTTTAGAGCCAAGTTATAAACTATATATTAAAGATAAAAGTGTAAATAAAAACGTTTGTCTTTTATTTAAAGCATATAGAATTAATAAAATGAATGATGAAGCAGTAGATTTATATGAAGAATACATGAATGATGGAAATGATTTGAATTGTTTCATGTATTATGATTTGGCTTTAGCACAAGAAGAGTTATCGAGATATGATATGGTTGAAAAAAACTTATTCTTAGCATTTACTAAGAACAACAACTATATTAAAGTAATAGATAAATTAATGGATTATACTAGTAAATTTTTAGAACCTGATAAATATTATGAATGGTTAAAAGATTTAAATGATACTTCTAGTTCTTGGTATTTGAGTAAAGAATTGGCAATATTACAATTTGAAAAAAAATTATATGGAGAGGCAACAAATAATTTATTAAAAAGCCTTAGTTTGTGTTCGAATAATGAAAAAAATGTTATTATTATAGCTAAATTATTATTAGAAAATAATAGATTAAATGAATTTGAAAATTGTATTTTACCTAAATATGATATAAATACTAGTGATATTAATTTTCATAATATAGTTCAAAAATTTTATTTCAAGGATAAACAATATAAAAAAGGTTTAGATTTATTAAAAGAAATATATTTAACAGGAAAATATGATGAGATATTTGTTCAAAATGAAAAATTATTTTTAAAATCTAAATTATTAGAACAAGATAAGAAAAAGTATGCTAGATTGGTTAGTGGTATAGCTTCACCTAAGGCTAGATTTAATCCACTTTTTGCACCTATATACACTAAGCAATTAAATATGAAAGTTAAAGAAAAAACAGGACCAAAATTTATATTTTTAGGATTTACAACTAATGGAGAAGTTGGAGAATATTCCGAAAACTTGAAGGGAATAGTTAAAAATATTTCTTCATATATATGTGATTTATTGTATTTTAATTCAGATATATCAATAAATAATGCCTTCTTATATGATGATTTAGGACCGGTATTAAAGCGTGGAGAATATAAAGATGAGTATTTCAAAAAAATAAAAGAAAGTAATCCTGATATGGAATATGTAATAACAGGAGAAATTTTTGAAGTAGATTCAAATGGAGCATTTGATATTAGATTTTATACATATAATTTTGAGATGGATCAAAGATTACAACTTTATTTAACTACTACTTCTGAAAATGGCTTATATGAAGTAATATCTAAATTTTTAAATGTTATTATTAATAAGATGCTTGATATCAATGTAGAAAGTGTAAAAATAACAGATAAAAAATTCTTAGAAATATATACGGATTATGTAGAAATATTTTTAAATGTAAATAATGATAATGAAAATAAAGTATATACTACTGATAAGATAATTAGATATTGTTTAAATAATCCTAGTGAATATAAAGTAAATATAGCATTATCTACAATACTTACTCAAAGTGAGTACTTCCCTGAAATTAAAGAGAATTATAAACAAAAAATATATGATATTATAACTTTAAATAATATGACATATAAAGATTTAATGAGTAATTTTGAATTTGTATACGGAGAAATAAATGAAGAAGCTTAAAAATTTTATACCAGCAATATTATTAATATTAATCTTAATATATAGAAATATGACTATTGATTCTAGTTCTAACGATGAATATTTAGTTGTAGGTTTAACTATAATATTTATAAGAATGATATTTTTTAAAATGTCATTAAATAGAAGTATGCTTTATGTAATATTATTATCAGTGATTGGAATATTTTATATATACATTTATACACATAACAATATAAATGATTTAATAACTGAAAACTATATTTTGTTAGCTTCTATATTTAATTTAGTAAATATACTACTAATGTTATGGTTAATACACCAAAATTATGTGTTTATAGGTATGATATATTTAATAAATGCTGTACTAATTTCAGTAGAATTAATACCTAATATAGCCAATTATGTAGAAATTTTAGCAATATCAATATATATAATAGCGAATATTAAAAAAATAATAAATATGAAAAGCGTTAAAGAGAAAGCAGAAATAAAGGAAGAAAAAAATGATTAAAGAAGATTTGGTACATATTTTAGACAACATAATAGATAAGCAGAAATTTAGTAATATGGAGATGAATTACTACTTTAAAATAAAAAAATATTCACTAGAAGAAAGAGCATTTGTTAAAAACTTATTGAATGTAACTATAAAAAATCTAATATATATAGATTATTTGATAGACAATTCAGCAAAGAAAGTAACAAAGAGAAAGACTAGGCAAATATTAAGAAT from Oceanivirga salmonicida encodes the following:
- a CDS encoding ABC transporter ATP-binding protein; amino-acid sequence: MLLEIKNLSKKFNNEYIFENVSFNVKKGEIFSIIGKSGIGKSTIAKIIMGIEKKDGGEIIFENKDISERKIIDIQMIFQDPYTSLNEAITVENILKEPLIVNNIENIDEKVDDMLKILLLEDYKNKYPTDLSGGQRQRVVVGAAMISNPKLIICDEPLSALDLSTQEQIINLIKFFNKNFFTTFIFISHDINLVKHISDRVFTLDIKK
- a CDS encoding L-lactate dehydrogenase; translated protein: MMKRTNKISIIGAGFVGSATTLSIAETGIASNIVLVDINKDKAMGEALDIAHGAAFFKSTEIIAGDYKDTANSDIVIITAGAGQKDGETRLDLINKNLSIFKQMIPQIVRYSPNAILLVVSNPVDILTYITYKLSGFPANRVIGSGTVLDTSRLQYNLAKIFDLDPRSIHGYIIGEHGDSEFAVWSSLSIGPLSIDEYCKRENIELDELKNSVEMSVKNSAYEIIKKKGYTNYAIGLAVNRIVGAILRDEKSILTVSTYNPIDNIYYSVPNIVGRNGQVMKICPEFSKAEQEKLNNSKKILKTIIDKIDF
- a CDS encoding OmpA family protein → MKKIAIIALTFAAMNTFAWEWNVKTGFDAYRDHVKFATKPSLDNTNGMGFTLGTEIIPIDTGVFELGVGAEYNFGYKSLHYNSGPEVLFKKGTTAKNEKEFIPIYAVTHLNFWRNKKDDAAAYVVGRLGGMASREKVGDPFKPGLYYGLGLGVEYNALVAELLYDGGFTPKDLKAAGNKAFDNKVGIRVGLRLGSFIKKAPVVQKEVVKPEPVVVEPIVVEPIVEPTPEPVVPVVEEPVIVEVERPDFIHGNCSSETKICTIYGFKVDGRVPNAQEQKNLKEIVDMVNNFAVSGDIDVVGHTDATGSVKYNQKLSVERAKQITMLLQKYGLSNSIKVNSITGKGELEPAATNKTKQGRYMNRRVELKFSELVK
- the mnmA gene encoding tRNA 2-thiouridine(34) synthase MnmA, whose product is MNKKVVLGMSGGVDSSVAAVILKNLGYEVIGVFMKNWEEKDENGICTSEIDYADAMNVAENLGIPFYSVNFVKEYADRVFSYFLDEYKKGRTPNPDVMCNKEIKFKAFLEYAFSLGADYVATGHYAKVMHTDKGSILLRGIDDNKDQSYFLSKLSSEQLEKVIFPLGDYTKPEIREIAKKNGLITANKKDSTGICFIGERNFKEFLNNYLPNKKGNIVDEKGKILGTHDGLMYYTIGQRKGIGIGNTKDGNGKPWFVAYKNLEKNELVVSQGNTDILYSKGLITNDFELINKEIASFPLRCTVKFRYRQDDVSAIITKENGKHIVMFDEKQRAVTEGQIVVAYLGNICIGAGAIDSIIKGD